The genomic DNA GCCTGAAATGGAAACCATTGAACTTGTATTTAAGATAACTCCTTCTCCCTGTTCTTTCATTATTGGCACTGTTGCTCTAATACATTTAAACATTGAAACAACATTTAAGTTTATTATTTTTTCAAATTCCTCTACTGTGTACTGATCAATAGGGGTTGATGATGAAATTCCTGCATTGTTTATTAGGATATCGATTTTCCCATACTTTTCAGCTATTGCAAGAATGGTTTTTTCAACTTCCTCGTAGTCATTTAAATTAGGATAATATCCTTCAACAGGATAATTAGGATTTTCTTCATTTAATTGACTTAACGCTTTGTCAACACTTTCAGCTCTTGAACCGAATATGATAACTTTGCATCCGTTGTCTAAAAACAATTTCGCTGTTGCATATCCAATTCCACGAGTTCCACCAGTAATCACTGCCACTTTATTTTTCAACATATTTATCACCTATTTTGAATATTTTTCTTTAAGTTCTCTTCTCAATAACTTCCATCCGTTTACACGTGGAAGTTCATCAACGTTAAATATTTTTCTTGGTATTTTGTATCTTGAAAGATTTTCTCTTGCAAATTCGAGCAATCCATCTTCATCAGGGTAATTTTTCCACACCACTGCAGCAACAGGTATTTCTCCTTTGTGATAGTCATTCATGCTGAAAACAGCTATTTCATCAACTTTAGGATATTTTATCAGTTCCTCTTCCACTTCCGTTGGATAAATTTTCCAACCACTCATTACAATCATGTCTTTTTTACGGTCTGTTATGAACAAACGGTTATCTTCATCAAGATATCCAACATCCCCAGTCAAAAACCATCCATCTTCAAGAAAAACTTCCTTCGTTGCTTTTTCATTTCCCCAATAGCCTTTAGCTACTGCAGGGCCTCTAAGTGCAATTTCTCCAGTTTCATATTTGTCAAGTTCCTTTGTACAGTCAAGTTCATCTACAATTTTAACCTCTGAAAAACAAACAGGATGGCCTACGCTTTCATATTTGTCCACTGTCAAATAATCTTCAGGTCTAATTACTGTCCCTGTTCCAATCACAATTGTCTCTGATAATCCATATGCATTAAGTATGGGGACGTGGTATGTCTGATTGAACTTTTTCCATATTTTTTTGTGAAGGGGCCCTCCTCCACTTATTATTTCTCTAACAGTTTTCAAGTCGGTTCTTGAATCAATATTTGTCAATGAATGAATCACCGGAGGCATGGCGGTTAATACTGTGACTTTTTCCTCCCCGCATAATTTTAAATATTCTTCAAAATCATACTCTGCCATCATGATGTATAATGCCCCACTTCTAAGGGCAGATATTGCCCACGAAAGTCCAACGTGGGCCATAGGATATATTCCAAGGAAAACGTCATCTTGTTTAATGCCCATAACATCACATTCATTGTGAATTGCTGAAAAATAGTTTCCATGTGTTAGCATTGATCCTTTTGGTTTGCCTGTTGTTCCTGAAGTGTACTGAAGTTGACATAAGTCATCCCAGCTTGTATGTGCTGGAGGTAAAATTTCAGATTCCTCATACTTGTCCAAATTGTCTATTACAAAGGATTCAATATCCAAAACGTCCTTTCCGGCTTCATCGGTTATGATTAGCTTAGCTTCACAATCGCTAATCATGAATTCAAGTTCTTTTCCAGTATAAATTCTATTGGTTGGAATGGCTATTGCACCAATTCTCCATAATGCAAATAATGAAAAGAGATATTCTGGTGAATTCTTCAGGTATATTAAAACCCTATCTCCTTTTTCTATTCCTCTCTCTTTTAAGTCACGACCGATTCCGGATATTGTTTTTAATATTTCAATGGAATTATATTTTTTATCCTTTTCCGGATAGTATAGGACATCCTTGTCTAATCTGTTGGAATTTGCATCAAGAAATGTTGTTATGTTAAGCATTTACATCTCTCCTACAATTGCTTTTGCCATTTCCATTGTAGATGCATTTCCTCCCAAATCTGGTGTTTTCACTTCTCCCTTTGCCAATGTTTTTGCAACGGCATCCTTAACGTTGTTTGAAATCTCAAATTCTTTTAGATAATCTAACATCATGGCTACTGACAAAATCATTGAACATGGATTGGCTATGTTCCTACCTGCAATGTCTGGCGCGGATCCATGAACCGGTTCGAAAAGTCCATGTTTGTCACCAATATTTCCTGACGGTGCAAGGCCGAGTCCTCCAACAAGTCCAGCACCCTCGTCTGAGAGAATATCTCCAAACAAATTACTTGCAACGATTACCTGGTATTCCTGAGGTTGGCTTACCATGTACATTGCAGCGGCATCCACATAAAAGTCATTTTTTTCAATTTCAGGATATTTTTCTCCGATTTTATAGAAACTTTCTTTAAATACTCCGTCAGTTTTTTTCAAAACATTGCTTTTGTGAACACAGGTTACCTTGTTTTTTTCAAGGTCAATGCACTGTTTAAAAGCTATTTCGGAGATTCTTTCACTTGCCTTTTTTGTTATTATCCTTTCAGCTATTACTGAATCCTCCCTTTCATATTCCTTTTGAGAATAAAGTCCCTCTGTATTTTCACGAACTATTAGGATGTCCACATCATCATATAGTGATTTTACTCCTTTATAGGATTTTATCGGTCTTAAGTTAGCATATGTGTCAAGCTCTTTTCTCAGATTTATGATTGGACTTGGTTGTCCTGGTGTGCTTGTATTGGCTCCAAACAATACTGCATCGCTTTTTTTAGCTATTTTAATAGTTTCTTCAGGTAATGTTGTCCCGTTTTTTTGATAACAGTCATATCCTGCTTCCCCATATCTAAATTTAAATTCTAAATTTATATTATCCAATAAATATTCTGCAGCTTCCATCACTTCTCTGCCAATCCCGTCTCCTGCGATTATTGATATGTTATACATGTTTTCACAATTCTCTATTTTTTATAAATATAATTATTCTTTATTTGATTTAAACATTTTAGTAATTGATAAATATTAATTTAAACAACTTATTATTATGTTGTGTCCTAAATGTAAAAAAGATGTTTCTGAAAATGATGCTTTTTGCGGTAGTTGTGGAGAAAAACTGAAATTTGAAGAGGAAAAACCTGCAGCTAGTGAACTTGAAATCAAATGTAAAAAATGCGGTGCTTTAATTGATGAGGGATCTGCTTTCTGCAATCAGTGTGGGGCTAAAGTGAATTCCGATGGTAAAATTGAGGAAGTTAAAAAGACAGTTAAAATGGTTTCCGTAACTTCTGTTTTTGTCAGTGGGATTATTTCAATCATAGCTTCTGTGGGTGCTTTCTTGTTCGGCATTTATGCATTCAATTTTTACAATGAAAAGTTAGTTTATGCAAGGGAGGCTATTTCAGCTTATTCTAGTCAGGGAGGATTGTATTCTCTTGCAAGCCAATATTCTCAGGCTTTCGTTGATACTATTCAGAATGTTGTGAATATTTTCCTATATTCCAGCATTGCAATTCTGATTTCAATAATTTCGGCCATTGTCGCATTGTATCTAATTAATAAAAGAGACAAGAGGAGTTTTTTCCTATTTCTAATTGGAGGAATTCTTGATTTGATTTCAGGAATTTATGTTTATGGTATTTCAGAAAATATTCGCAGAGCTTTTGCATCATTCAATATAAATGTTCCTGCTACTGATTTTTCAGTTTTGGGTGTTTTGGCGATTTTTGCCGGAATTTTATTGTTGATTACTGCACTGGTTACTTATCGCAAATGTAAAAAATTTAATTAAATGTATTTTGTTCGTATATAATGGGAATATATTTATAGTAAATGTTTTATAATTATTATAATAGTTGTAAATTTGTAGGAGGATTTTACATGGATAGAAGTATAGATGATTTAATTGAAAATTTAAACAGTGATGATGAATTTATCATAGAAGAAGCAATGGGTTTACTTGAAATGAAAGCTGATGAAGCTATCGATCCTTTAATTTCAGCTTTGTCAAGTAGGAAAAAGAATATTAGACTTAATGCAGCTAAACTTTTAGGTGTATTGGGCGATCCTAAAGCTATCAATCCTTTAATCTTGACTTTAAGAGACAGCAACAAATTGGTAAGAAGGGAAGCTTCTACTTCTTTAAGCCGTTTAGGTTCAGATGCTGTTGAACCTTTAATTGACATCTTGTCTGATGAAGACTGGAGAGTTAGAGGGGCAGCTGCTTGGGCTTTAGGAAATCTTAATGATGAAAGGGCAATAGAACCTTTAGAAGCATTGACTGAAGATGAAAGTGCATTCGTATCTTCAGGTGCTAAAAACGCTATTAACAATATTAAAAAAGGAGAATAATTATTCTTCTTTTATTAAACTTTTTTTTATTTATTTCGCTTATTTTTAAACATTGTATAAATTTTTCATAAATTTTAGCTTTTTTTTCATCATATGCATTTAGTCGGAAGATATCTTCCAGTAATTTTATATATAATAAGAAAACATATATTAGATTATAAGATTATAATTAATTTGGTTTTAAATAAAACTTTTAGAATTGTCTTATTCTTAATGGCTTGATATTATTAAAACATTTTGTGGTATATATGGTGAAAATAGGAATATTAAACTTACAAGGTGCCGTTAGCGAACATTATGACATCACAAAGAAAGCTATTGAAAATATGGGGATTGATGCAGATGTGGAATCTGTCAGATATGCTGATGAGGTAGCTGAATGTGATGGGATAATTATTTCTGGTGGTGAAAGTACTGTAATAGGTAAAATCATCGAAAGAAGAGGTATTGATGAGGTTATTAAAGAAAATAACATGCCTGTTTTTGGAACCTGTGCAGGAATGATTTTATTAGGTAAAAAAACCGATTTCGATCAACCATTGCTTGGAATAATGGATATTACTGTTGGAAGAAACTCTTACGGAAGACAAAAAGATTCATTTGAAAGTCCCATTTCTATTTTTGGTGAAGAATTTCCAGGAGTTTTTATAAGAGCACCTATACTTGAAGAATATGATAAAACTAAAGATGACATAACCGTATTATCAGAATTTGACTCCGAAATAATAGCTATTCAACAAGGACATAATATAGCTATGTCATTTCACCCTGAATTAACTGATGATACAAGAATCCATGAATACTTTATAAAGGAGGTTTTAAAATGTGTGGAATAGCTGGTATTGTTTATAAAGATAAGGAATTGCATAATATTGGAAATGACATGACAAACATGCTTCATGAACTTCAACACAGAGGTCCTGACTCTGCTGGTTATGCAATATATGGTGGAACTGGGCTTGATGAAAATGAATACATTTTAAAAATTCAAGTAAAAGAAGAACCTAGATTACTCGAAACAGTTAAAGATGCTGTTAACATGATTACTCCAATTCAATCAGATGAAGTTTTACCTTCTGTTGGAGATTCATTCATATATAAATGTAAAATAGAATTGGACAAATTTTCAGAGCTTAAACCATTAATCAGTCAAGTAGACACTATTGATGATGTGATTGTACTTAATGGAAGTCAGGCTTTTGAAATGATTAAAGACGTTGGTAGTGTTTTAGATATTGCAGACAGATATGACGTTCGCAATGTGAAAGGAACACATGCAATAGGCCATACCAGATTTTCAACAGAAAGTGGTGTAGACAGATATCATGCTCACCCATTCCAGACTTACATCATACGTGATATTTCTGTAGTGCACAATGGTCAAATCACTAACTATTGGAAAGTTAGAG from Methanobrevibacter sp. includes the following:
- a CDS encoding SDR family NAD(P)-dependent oxidoreductase, producing MLKNKVAVITGGTRGIGYATAKLFLDNGCKVIIFGSRAESVDKALSQLNEENPNYPVEGYYPNLNDYEEVEKTILAIAEKYGKIDILINNAGISSSTPIDQYTVEEFEKIINLNVVSMFKCIRATVPIMKEQGEGVILNTSSMVSISGQPSGVGYPTSKFAVNGMTLSLARELGKDNIRVNAVAPGVTETDMFKSLPEPLIEGIVSKIPLGRVGKPEDIANAFLYLASDMASYVTGEVLSVDGACRS
- a CDS encoding class I adenylate-forming enzyme family protein, encoding MLNITTFLDANSNRLDKDVLYYPEKDKKYNSIEILKTISGIGRDLKERGIEKGDRVLIYLKNSPEYLFSLFALWRIGAIAIPTNRIYTGKELEFMISDCEAKLIITDEAGKDVLDIESFVIDNLDKYEESEILPPAHTSWDDLCQLQYTSGTTGKPKGSMLTHGNYFSAIHNECDVMGIKQDDVFLGIYPMAHVGLSWAISALRSGALYIMMAEYDFEEYLKLCGEEKVTVLTAMPPVIHSLTNIDSRTDLKTVREIISGGGPLHKKIWKKFNQTYHVPILNAYGLSETIVIGTGTVIRPEDYLTVDKYESVGHPVCFSEVKIVDELDCTKELDKYETGEIALRGPAVAKGYWGNEKATKEVFLEDGWFLTGDVGYLDEDNRLFITDRKKDMIVMSGWKIYPTEVEEELIKYPKVDEIAVFSMNDYHKGEIPVAAVVWKNYPDEDGLLEFARENLSRYKIPRKIFNVDELPRVNGWKLLRRELKEKYSK
- the aksF gene encoding homoisocitrate dehydrogenase encodes the protein MYNISIIAGDGIGREVMEAAEYLLDNINLEFKFRYGEAGYDCYQKNGTTLPEETIKIAKKSDAVLFGANTSTPGQPSPIINLRKELDTYANLRPIKSYKGVKSLYDDVDILIVRENTEGLYSQKEYEREDSVIAERIITKKASERISEIAFKQCIDLEKNKVTCVHKSNVLKKTDGVFKESFYKIGEKYPEIEKNDFYVDAAAMYMVSQPQEYQVIVASNLFGDILSDEGAGLVGGLGLAPSGNIGDKHGLFEPVHGSAPDIAGRNIANPCSMILSVAMMLDYLKEFEISNNVKDAVAKTLAKGEVKTPDLGGNASTMEMAKAIVGEM
- a CDS encoding zinc ribbon domain-containing protein; translation: MLCPKCKKDVSENDAFCGSCGEKLKFEEEKPAASELEIKCKKCGALIDEGSAFCNQCGAKVNSDGKIEEVKKTVKMVSVTSVFVSGIISIIASVGAFLFGIYAFNFYNEKLVYAREAISAYSSQGGLYSLASQYSQAFVDTIQNVVNIFLYSSIAILISIISAIVALYLINKRDKRSFFLFLIGGILDLISGIYVYGISENIRRAFASFNINVPATDFSVLGVLAIFAGILLLITALVTYRKCKKFN
- a CDS encoding HEAT repeat domain-containing protein, whose amino-acid sequence is MDRSIDDLIENLNSDDEFIIEEAMGLLEMKADEAIDPLISALSSRKKNIRLNAAKLLGVLGDPKAINPLILTLRDSNKLVRREASTSLSRLGSDAVEPLIDILSDEDWRVRGAAAWALGNLNDERAIEPLEALTEDESAFVSSGAKNAINNIKKGE
- the pdxT gene encoding pyridoxal 5'-phosphate synthase glutaminase subunit PdxT, with the translated sequence MVKIGILNLQGAVSEHYDITKKAIENMGIDADVESVRYADEVAECDGIIISGGESTVIGKIIERRGIDEVIKENNMPVFGTCAGMILLGKKTDFDQPLLGIMDITVGRNSYGRQKDSFESPISIFGEEFPGVFIRAPILEEYDKTKDDITVLSEFDSEIIAIQQGHNIAMSFHPELTDDTRIHEYFIKEVLKCVE
- a CDS encoding glutamine amidotransferase, translated to MCGIAGIVYKDKELHNIGNDMTNMLHELQHRGPDSAGYAIYGGTGLDENEYILKIQVKEEPRLLETVKDAVNMITPIQSDEVLPSVGDSFIYKCKIELDKFSELKPLISQVDTIDDVIVLNGSQAFEMIKDVGSVLDIADRYDVRNVKGTHAIGHTRFSTESGVDRYHAHPFQTYIIRDISVVHNGQITNYWKVRDPLERKGHVFETFNDTECLVHYIADKLDSGYSLEEALEQSVEDMDGPFSYIIGTPQGIGIAKDKLGLRPGVMAETDDVFAIASEEVSLGQVVDTHNIEQISPGEVMVYEI